Proteins found in one Coffea eugenioides isolate CCC68of chromosome 5, Ceug_1.0, whole genome shotgun sequence genomic segment:
- the LOC113770132 gene encoding polyphenol oxidase I, chloroplastic-like: MASLSTPLQSSTAYSSSSTLSSCPFSTKPSQFYLSAKRNYHQFTVSCKNNESHEQVNNPDRRDVLLGLGGLYGASNLIINPFAMAAPIAAPEISKCGPPADLPPGAVVTDNCCPPMPGKVIDYKLPPPPKVFRFRPAAHLVKKDYIEKLNKAVELMKALPADDPRNFTQQANVHCAYCNGAYVQPGSDQEISVHYSWLFFPFHRWYLYFYERILGKLIGDPSFGLPFWNWDNIGGMTIPSIFMDQSSVLYNENRNQSHLPPTVVDLGYNGTDRDATCTERIENNLAIMYRQMVTNATTGRDFFGKEYRAGDEPNAFAGAGSIEASPHIPIHRWVGDPRQPNGEDLGNFYSAGRDIVFYSHHANVDRMWTIWQQLGGKRKEVPDPDWLNSSFIFYDENAQPVRVKVRDSFSNDRMGYIYEKVDIPWLKNKPVARVRKSRVAFTSGAPPADKVFPGPLDKIVKVLVKRPKLSRSKRQKEDEEERLVVYGIEFSMDKYVKFDVFINDEDDNPNDFAKSEYVGSFANLPHKVKSGMKAKTTQTFELTEILEDLEVEDDDALLVTLVPNTALTIDGIKIEVAA, from the coding sequence ATGGCATCTCTTTCAACTCCCCTTCAAAGCTCCACTGCctactcctcctcctccactcTGTCCTCCTGCCCTTTCTCTACCAAGCCATCACAGTTTTACCTCAGTGCCAAACGTAACTATCATCAGTTCACGGTTTCATGCAAAAACAATGAAAGCCATGAACAAGTTAACAATCCTGATAGGAGGGATGTGCTTTTGGGGTTGGGTGGCCTTTATGGCGCCTCAAACCTCATCATCAACCCTTTTGCCATGGCAGCTCCTATAGCCGCCCCAgaaatctccaaatgcggtccACCGGCGGACTTACCTCCAGGAGCAGTTGTCACTGACAATTGCTGTCCGCCGATGCCCGGAAAAGTCATTGACTACAAACTCCCTCCACCACCTAAGGTGTTCCGTTTTAGGCCAGCTGCTCATTTGGTCAAGAAAGACTATATTGAAAAACTTAACAAGGCGGTCGAGCTCATGAAAGCTCTGCCAGCTGATGATCCCCGTAATTTTACCCAACAAGCAAATGTTCATTGCGCTTATTGCAATGGTGCCTACGTCCAACCAGGCTCTGATCAAGAAATTTCAGTCCATTACTCGTGGTTATTCTTCCCTTTTCATAGATGGTATTTGTACTTCTATGAAAGAATCTTGGGAAAGCTAATAGGCGATCCCAGTTTTGGACTGCCCTTTTGGAACTGGGACAACATTGGTGGCATGACCATACCGTCCATATTTATGGACCAATCGTCAGTATTGTATAACGAAAATCGTAACCAAAGTCATCTGCCACCAACGGTCGTGGACTTGGGGTATAATGGTACGGATAGAGATGCAACATGCACAGAAAGGATAGAAAACAATTTGGCGATCATGTACCGTCAAATGGTCACTAATGCCACCACTGGCAGAGATTTCTTTGGAAAGGAATACCGGGCCGGCGATGAGCCCAATGCCTTTGCTGGCGCAGGGTCCATCGAGGCCAGTCCCCATATTCCAATCCACAGGTGGGTCGGCGATCCAAGGCAGCCAAATGGTGAAGATTTGGGTAATTTCTACTCAGCTGGAAGAGATATTGTGTTCTATAGCCATCATGCAAATGTGGACCGGATGTGGACAATTTGGCAACAATTGGGAGGTAAAAGGAAGGAGGTCCCCGATCCAGATTGGCTGAATTCTTCCTTCATTTTCTACGATGAAAATGCTCAGCCTGTCCGCGTGAAAGTTCGTGATTCTTTTAGTAATGATAGAATGGGATATATTTACGAAAAGGTGGATATTCCCTGGCTTAAGAATAAGCCTGTGGCCCGCGTGAGAAAATCTAGAGTGGCTTTCACTTCCGGGGCACCACCAGCCGATAAGGTCTTCCCTGGACCCCTTGACAAGATCGTGAAAGTGTTGGTCAAGAGGCCCAAATTATCAAGAAGCAAGAGGCAAAAGGAGGACGAGGAAGAGAGATTGGTGGTGTACGGGATCGAGTTTTCCATGGACAAGTATGTTAAGTTTGATGTTTTCATTAATGATGAAGATGATAATCCAAACGATTTTGCTAAGTCCGAGTACGTTGGGAGCTTTGCAAATTTGCCACACAAGGTTAAAAGTGGCATGAAAGCTAAGACTACTCAAACCTTTGAGTTGACTGAGATTTTGGAGGACTTAGAAGTTGAAGACGACGATGCCCTGTTGGTGACTTTGGTGCCAAATACTGCTCTTACCATTGATGGCATCAAGATTGAGGTTGCTGCTTGA